One part of the Arthrobacter sp. EM1 genome encodes these proteins:
- a CDS encoding SDR family oxidoreductase, whose translation MSSPDVPSDLTPEEIRACLKVLNSIHVYDEEHPDYVSVRRATGKMFKAVKRHRRVSKRDMIAEADRAVIAQTATAAPDRIDDETRGNKLAPSATGEIAGHLIKSRPCYICKQHYTQVDAFYHQLCPDCAAFSHSKRDARTDLTGRAALLTGGRAKIGMYIALRLLRDGAHTTITTRFPKDAARRFAAMEDSSEWLHRLRIVGIDLRDPSQVMALTDSLEAAGPLDIIINNAAQTVRRSGNAYQPLVDAEDEPLPAALQAANGGPELVTFGHAHDKHPLALASTVLEHPVLAGDAITSLALSAGSASLERIASGTAIDAGGLVPDLASINSWTQVLDEVDPLEMLEVQLCNVTAPFLLVSRLRGAMKRSTARRKYIVNVSAMEGQFARAYKGPGHPHTNMAKAALNMMTRTSAQEMLDADGILMTAVDTGWITDERPHYTKVRLMEEGFHAPLDLVDGAARVYDPIVVGESGEDQFGVFLKDYKPSPW comes from the coding sequence ATGAGCTCTCCCGATGTGCCGTCCGATCTGACTCCCGAGGAAATCCGGGCCTGCCTAAAGGTCCTGAACAGCATCCACGTCTACGACGAGGAGCACCCGGACTACGTCTCGGTGCGCCGCGCCACCGGGAAGATGTTCAAGGCCGTGAAGCGGCACCGCCGGGTCAGTAAGCGGGACATGATCGCCGAAGCGGACCGTGCCGTGATCGCACAGACCGCTACGGCGGCCCCGGACCGGATCGACGACGAAACCCGCGGTAACAAACTCGCGCCCTCGGCCACCGGCGAGATTGCCGGGCACTTGATCAAATCCAGGCCCTGCTATATCTGCAAGCAGCATTACACCCAGGTGGATGCTTTCTACCACCAGCTGTGCCCTGATTGCGCCGCCTTCAGCCACAGTAAGCGGGACGCACGGACCGACCTGACCGGACGCGCAGCCCTGCTGACCGGCGGCCGGGCGAAGATTGGTATGTACATTGCGCTGCGGTTGCTCCGCGACGGCGCCCACACCACCATCACCACCCGTTTCCCCAAGGACGCTGCCCGCCGCTTTGCCGCGATGGAAGACAGCAGCGAATGGCTGCACCGGCTCAGGATCGTTGGGATTGACCTCCGCGACCCCTCCCAGGTGATGGCACTGACCGATTCGCTCGAGGCGGCGGGTCCGCTGGACATCATTATCAACAACGCAGCCCAAACCGTCCGGCGCTCCGGCAATGCCTATCAGCCGCTCGTCGACGCCGAGGATGAACCCCTCCCCGCGGCGCTCCAGGCGGCCAATGGCGGCCCGGAACTAGTCACCTTCGGCCACGCCCACGACAAGCACCCGCTGGCCCTCGCCAGCACCGTCCTGGAGCACCCGGTGCTGGCTGGAGACGCCATCACCTCGCTGGCGTTGTCCGCGGGTTCCGCATCCTTGGAGCGCATCGCTTCCGGCACCGCCATCGACGCCGGCGGCCTGGTCCCGGACCTGGCCAGTATCAACAGCTGGACCCAGGTGCTGGACGAGGTGGATCCCCTGGAAATGCTGGAGGTCCAGTTGTGCAACGTCACCGCGCCGTTCCTGCTGGTTAGCCGGCTTCGAGGGGCGATGAAACGCTCAACCGCCCGGCGGAAGTACATCGTCAATGTCAGTGCCATGGAGGGCCAGTTCGCCCGAGCCTACAAGGGCCCCGGCCACCCGCACACCAATATGGCCAAAGCGGCGCTGAACATGATGACACGGACCAGCGCCCAGGAGATGCTGGACGCGGACGGTATCCTGATGACCGCCGTCGATACCGGCTGGATCACCGATGAGCGCCCGCACTACACCAAGGTCC